A region from the Clavibacter sp. A6099 genome encodes:
- a CDS encoding ABC transporter substrate-binding protein: MNRRITAVGLAVAASLALTSCAGAGGKAAADITGPADTGGTMHVLQVSDFPHLDPAMGYETDLADVYRLIYRTLTTTTGKDGATIAPDLATDTGTPNDDDTVWTFTLKDGLKFEDGSPITSQSMKFGVERSFDKALAIGSPYARMYLQGGDSYQGPYVSGDLSSIETPDEKTIVFHLNRSVPEFASVTAQSTFVPFPVDKDRVTVTSVDQQPISSGPYKVSARTPGQSLTLVRNPEWDASTDEVRTAKPDEWDFTMGLDQATIDERMIAGQGDDANAIAYGITAASVSRIQTPQIKARTVSGDSGCTTYLALNTTKPHLGDVRVRQAIAYAVDKKSLADVAGGPMIAEPASTILTRSVPGHKDFDLYPSTDSSGDVDKAKALLAEAGLQDGFSITLDVASVPTSQKAAEALQQSLARVGITVVINLLDTATYNETIATTSQQHDAAEAGWCPDWNSASTVLPILFDGRQIPEKGNSNLSQINDPAINAKIDEVSAMTDLQAADTAWGDLDEQVQQLAPVVPLLYGQAVLVLGQNVRNAYSSPIFNGAPDFATIGLHTGK, translated from the coding sequence ATGAACAGACGAATCACCGCAGTCGGGCTGGCTGTCGCCGCCAGCCTCGCCCTCACGTCCTGCGCCGGCGCAGGCGGCAAGGCCGCCGCCGACATCACCGGCCCCGCCGACACGGGCGGCACCATGCACGTCCTGCAGGTGTCGGACTTCCCGCACCTGGATCCCGCGATGGGCTACGAGACCGACCTCGCGGACGTCTACCGGCTCATCTACCGCACGCTCACCACGACCACGGGCAAGGACGGCGCCACGATCGCGCCCGACCTCGCCACCGACACCGGCACCCCCAACGACGACGACACCGTCTGGACGTTCACGCTCAAGGACGGCCTGAAGTTCGAGGACGGCTCCCCGATCACGAGCCAGTCGATGAAGTTCGGCGTGGAGCGCTCGTTCGACAAGGCGCTCGCGATCGGCTCGCCGTACGCCCGCATGTACCTCCAGGGCGGCGACAGCTACCAGGGCCCGTACGTGTCGGGCGACCTGTCCTCCATCGAGACCCCCGACGAGAAGACCATCGTCTTCCACCTCAACCGCTCCGTGCCCGAGTTCGCGAGCGTCACCGCGCAGAGCACGTTCGTGCCGTTCCCCGTGGACAAGGACCGCGTCACCGTCACGAGCGTGGACCAGCAGCCCATCTCCTCCGGCCCGTACAAGGTGAGCGCCCGGACGCCCGGCCAGTCGCTCACGCTCGTGCGCAACCCCGAGTGGGACGCGTCCACCGACGAGGTCCGGACCGCGAAGCCCGACGAGTGGGACTTCACGATGGGGCTCGACCAGGCCACCATCGACGAGCGCATGATCGCCGGCCAGGGCGACGACGCGAACGCGATCGCCTACGGGATCACCGCGGCGTCGGTGTCCCGCATCCAGACGCCGCAGATCAAGGCGCGCACCGTCTCGGGCGACAGCGGCTGCACCACGTACCTCGCGCTCAACACGACGAAGCCGCACCTCGGCGACGTGCGCGTGCGCCAGGCCATCGCCTACGCCGTGGACAAGAAGTCGCTCGCCGACGTGGCGGGCGGCCCCATGATCGCCGAGCCCGCGTCGACGATCCTCACCCGCAGCGTCCCCGGTCACAAGGACTTCGACCTCTACCCCAGCACCGACAGCTCGGGTGACGTCGACAAGGCGAAGGCGCTCCTCGCCGAGGCGGGCCTGCAGGACGGCTTCTCGATCACCCTCGACGTGGCCAGCGTTCCGACGTCGCAGAAGGCCGCGGAGGCGCTCCAGCAGTCCCTCGCCCGCGTCGGCATCACCGTGGTGATCAACCTCCTCGACACGGCGACCTACAACGAGACCATCGCCACCACCTCGCAGCAGCACGACGCGGCCGAGGCCGGCTGGTGCCCGGACTGGAACTCCGCCAGCACGGTGCTGCCGATCCTCTTCGACGGACGCCAGATCCCCGAGAAGGGCAACAGCAACCTGTCGCAGATCAACGACCCCGCCATCAACGCGAAGATCGACGAGGTCTCGGCCATGACCGACCTCCAGGCCGCGGACACCGCCTGGGGCGACCTCGACGAGCAGGTCCAGCAGCTCGCACCCGTGGTGCCGCTCCTCTACGGCCAGGCCGTGCTCGTGCTGGGGCAGAACGTGCGCAACGCGTACTCGAGCCCGATCTTCAACGGGGCCCCCGACTTCGCCACCATCGGCCTCCACACGGGGAAGTAG
- a CDS encoding ABC transporter permease yields the protein MTATLQGASAPDSASPYPTGRPPAVTPAKRVVAALRSKPSVIASVVFVVLVTVLAVFAPLLSGITGWGPTTFDATAVDPVLGGLPIGPFGGVSASHWFGVEPQNGRDIFARIAYGARVSMLIAVSATVVTTTIGVVAGMVAGYFGGIVDQIVSRVMDFLMAFPALIFMIAILSALPAGNRPELLVLTLGIFGWPYTARIVRGQTMTIRTRDFVEAARASGASSMGVIFREVLPNLRGTVIVLATLAVPGYIGTEAALSFLGVGVLPPTPSWGQMIADSVNWYTVDPAYFVVPGSFLFLTVLAFTVFGDHLRTALEQGEAA from the coding sequence GTGACCGCCACCCTGCAGGGCGCCTCAGCGCCCGACTCCGCCTCTCCGTACCCGACGGGCCGGCCGCCCGCCGTCACGCCGGCCAAGCGCGTGGTCGCGGCCCTCCGGTCGAAGCCGTCCGTCATCGCCAGCGTCGTGTTCGTGGTGCTGGTCACCGTGCTCGCGGTCTTCGCGCCGCTCCTGTCCGGGATCACCGGATGGGGTCCCACGACCTTCGACGCGACGGCCGTGGATCCCGTCCTCGGCGGTCTCCCCATCGGCCCGTTCGGCGGCGTCAGCGCCTCGCACTGGTTCGGCGTGGAGCCGCAGAACGGGCGCGACATCTTCGCCCGCATCGCGTACGGCGCGCGGGTGTCGATGCTCATCGCGGTCTCCGCCACGGTCGTCACCACGACGATCGGCGTGGTCGCGGGCATGGTCGCGGGGTACTTCGGGGGGATCGTCGATCAGATCGTCTCCCGGGTCATGGACTTCCTCATGGCCTTCCCGGCGTTGATCTTCATGATCGCCATCCTCTCGGCGCTGCCCGCCGGCAACCGGCCGGAGCTGCTCGTCCTCACGCTCGGCATCTTCGGCTGGCCGTACACGGCGCGCATCGTGCGCGGCCAGACCATGACGATCCGCACGCGTGACTTCGTGGAGGCGGCCCGGGCATCCGGCGCCTCGTCGATGGGCGTGATCTTCCGGGAGGTGCTGCCGAACCTGCGCGGCACCGTGATCGTGCTCGCGACGCTCGCGGTGCCGGGCTACATCGGCACCGAGGCGGCCCTGTCCTTCCTCGGCGTGGGAGTGCTGCCGCCGACGCCGTCGTGGGGCCAGATGATCGCCGACTCGGTGAACTGGTACACGGTCGACCCGGCGTACTTCGTCGTCCCGGGTTCGTTCCTCTTCCTCACGGTGCTGGCGTTCACGGTCTTCGGCGACCACCTCCGCACCGCGCTCGAGCAGGGGGAGGCGGCATGA
- a CDS encoding ABC transporter permease — translation MIGYLLRRAGSALIVLALISLFTYMIFFLLQPDPAVTICGKTCTPDKIDSIRQLLGLDRPFWAQYGDFVTGIFTGRTYGDGPTAIQCSAPCLGFSFQTQQPVLDLLLSRLPVSVTIAVGAAVLWVVFGVAGGLVSAIKQGSVWDRTAMAAALVGISVPTTFAALLLQYVLVVQLQILPFPQSVEFGDDPVLWFDSYLMPWIVVALGYASVYARIVRANVLDTLQEDYLRTARAKGLSAALVIRRHALRPSLTPVVTLFGMDFAGLLGGALIAESIFGLNGAGKLAADSIAKNDQPVIMGVTLLAAAFVVVGNVVVDVLYTVLDPRVRITS, via the coding sequence ATGATCGGCTATCTCCTCCGCCGCGCCGGATCCGCGCTGATCGTGCTCGCGCTCATCAGCCTGTTCACCTACATGATCTTCTTCCTGCTCCAGCCGGACCCCGCCGTCACCATCTGCGGCAAGACCTGCACGCCGGACAAGATCGACTCCATCCGCCAGCTCCTCGGCCTCGACCGGCCGTTCTGGGCGCAGTACGGCGACTTCGTGACGGGCATCTTCACGGGCCGCACCTACGGGGACGGCCCGACCGCGATCCAGTGCTCCGCGCCCTGCCTGGGCTTCAGCTTCCAGACGCAGCAGCCCGTGCTCGACCTGCTGCTGTCCCGCCTGCCCGTGAGCGTCACCATCGCGGTCGGCGCGGCGGTCCTCTGGGTCGTCTTCGGCGTGGCCGGCGGCCTCGTCAGCGCGATCAAGCAGGGCAGCGTGTGGGACCGGACCGCCATGGCGGCGGCGCTCGTCGGGATCAGCGTGCCGACGACATTCGCCGCGCTGCTCCTGCAGTACGTGCTCGTCGTGCAGCTGCAGATCCTGCCGTTCCCGCAGTCCGTGGAGTTCGGCGACGACCCCGTCCTGTGGTTCGATTCGTACCTCATGCCGTGGATCGTGGTCGCGCTCGGCTACGCCTCCGTGTACGCGCGGATCGTGCGGGCCAACGTGCTCGACACGCTCCAGGAGGACTACCTGCGGACCGCGCGGGCCAAGGGCCTGTCGGCGGCGCTCGTGATCCGCCGCCACGCGCTCCGGCCGTCGCTCACGCCCGTCGTCACGCTGTTCGGCATGGACTTCGCGGGCCTGCTCGGCGGCGCCCTGATCGCCGAGAGCATCTTCGGCCTCAACGGCGCAGGCAAGCTCGCCGCGGACTCCATCGCCAAGAACGACCAGCCCGTCATCATGGGCGTCACGCTCCTCGCCGCGGCATTCGTGGTCGTCGGGAACGTGGTCGTCGACGTGCTGTACACCGTGCTCGACCCCCGAGTGAGGATCACCTCGTGA